The proteins below are encoded in one region of Streptomyces marianii:
- a CDS encoding 4a-hydroxytetrahydrobiopterin dehydratase, whose product MPTEPLSQKEIEDRLRELPGWSQEGDRIARTYRLGSHFAATALVVHIAQIQEELNHHSDLLLGYNTVNLTVNTHDAGGAITEHDFELAHRVEGAAPGHGAS is encoded by the coding sequence ATGCCCACAGAGCCGCTGTCCCAGAAGGAGATCGAGGACCGGCTGCGCGAACTGCCAGGCTGGTCCCAGGAAGGCGACCGGATCGCCCGCACCTACCGGCTCGGCAGTCACTTCGCCGCCACCGCGCTGGTCGTCCACATCGCCCAGATCCAGGAGGAGCTGAACCACCACTCCGATCTGCTCCTCGGGTACAACACGGTCAACCTCACGGTGAACACCCACGACGCCGGTGGCGCGATCACCGAGCACGACTTCGAGCTCGCCCATCGGGTCGAGGGCGCCGCCCCCGGCCACGGCGCGAGCTGA
- a CDS encoding DUF3093 family protein, which produces MTAYQERLAVPVRWWLLAGAACGAVALAVAPLGTGPALAVASVSAVLLAACLLAYGSARLRVQDGVLITDGLAVRVERLGWAEILDEDEALEWRTFRAGPHARFALRAYIPTAVRVEIADPGLPYRYLYVSTRHPLRVVRAINAAKAEQTPV; this is translated from the coding sequence ATGACCGCCTATCAGGAGCGCCTCGCCGTACCGGTGCGCTGGTGGCTGCTGGCGGGCGCGGCCTGCGGCGCTGTCGCACTGGCCGTGGCCCCCCTCGGCACCGGCCCCGCGCTGGCCGTCGCCTCGGTCAGTGCCGTGCTCCTGGCCGCGTGCCTCCTCGCTTACGGCTCCGCCCGCCTGCGCGTCCAGGACGGCGTGCTCATCACCGACGGCCTGGCCGTACGGGTCGAACGCCTCGGCTGGGCCGAGATCCTGGACGAGGACGAGGCGCTGGAATGGCGCACGTTCCGCGCCGGTCCGCACGCCCGCTTCGCCCTGCGCGCGTACATCCCCACGGCGGTCCGGGTCGAGATCGCCGACCCCGGCCTCCCGTACCGCTATCTGTACGTGTCCACCCGGCACCCCCTGCGGGTGGTGCGGGCCATCAACGCCGCGAAAGCGGAACAGACGCCGGTCTGA
- a CDS encoding class I SAM-dependent methyltransferase, with translation MSPDDHETPAGHGPAGHAHHGHGHGHDTTHIDWEELATLLEREAALSLPLYEQVALWVRDMLPAGSVRRVLDVGSGPGAVSVLLAEVFPQAEVVAVDATPGLLELARARADRAGLGDRFGTHVAELLDGIAELGPADLVWASGSLHHVGDQRAALTGLAGLLRPGGLLALLEGGLPARHLPRDIGIGRPGLESRLEAAAATWFADMRAALPGAKPEVENWRALLAAAGLTPAVTRSFLLDLPAPVTDTVREGLVSGLSWQRKALEGRLDADDAAVLDRLLDEDDEEGLMRRPDCFMLAARTVHTARRG, from the coding sequence ATGAGCCCTGACGACCACGAAACCCCCGCCGGCCACGGACCCGCCGGCCACGCGCACCACGGCCACGGCCACGGCCACGACACGACGCACATCGACTGGGAGGAGCTCGCCACGCTACTCGAACGCGAGGCCGCACTCAGCCTCCCGCTGTACGAGCAGGTCGCTCTCTGGGTACGGGACATGCTCCCCGCGGGTTCGGTGCGCCGCGTCCTCGACGTCGGAAGCGGCCCCGGAGCGGTCAGCGTTCTGCTGGCCGAGGTCTTCCCGCAGGCGGAGGTGGTCGCCGTCGACGCCACCCCCGGCCTTCTCGAGCTGGCCCGGGCCCGCGCCGACCGCGCCGGCCTCGGCGACCGATTCGGCACCCATGTCGCCGAACTCCTCGACGGCATCGCCGAGCTGGGGCCGGCGGACCTCGTCTGGGCGAGCGGTTCCCTGCACCACGTCGGCGACCAGCGTGCCGCCCTCACCGGACTCGCCGGTCTGCTCCGGCCCGGCGGACTGCTCGCGCTCCTCGAGGGCGGACTGCCGGCACGCCATCTGCCGCGTGACATCGGCATCGGGCGGCCCGGCCTGGAGAGCCGACTCGAGGCCGCCGCGGCCACCTGGTTCGCCGACATGCGCGCCGCACTGCCCGGCGCGAAGCCGGAGGTCGAGAACTGGCGTGCCCTGCTCGCCGCCGCCGGGCTCACGCCCGCCGTGACCCGTTCCTTCCTCCTCGATCTGCCGGCTCCGGTGACCGACACCGTGCGCGAGGGGCTGGTCTCCGGTCTCTCGTGGCAGCGCAAGGCCCTGGAGGGACGGCTGGACGCCGACGACGCCGCGGTGCTGGACCGGCTGCTGGACGAGGACGACGAGGAGGGCCTGATGCGCCGCCCGGACTGCTTCATGCTGGCGGCCCGCACCGTGCACACGGCCCGGCGCGGATAG
- a CDS encoding class I SAM-dependent methyltransferase yields MLDHDVEAALYDAVRGGVHRAAAAAAAVLSLVPHPARSLLDVGCGTGLVTERLARPGLRLLGADSAPGMVRAAAGRVPGVVLADARRLPLPDASVDAVSSVWLLHLVRDARAVVAEAARVLRPGGVFVTTVDMDAAHGPGDDIEAVLAPHRAVAPYDRAERIEAFGAAHGLAPAGETRFTGHGQGRTPRRTAQALLRGEYASRLTARGPVAEKLAAELRVLPAPDEHRPEPRYRVIALRRAAVP; encoded by the coding sequence CTGCTCGACCACGACGTGGAGGCGGCGCTGTACGACGCCGTGCGTGGCGGGGTGCACCGGGCGGCCGCGGCCGCTGCGGCCGTGCTCTCCCTCGTCCCCCATCCGGCCCGGTCGCTCCTCGACGTCGGCTGCGGCACCGGCCTCGTGACCGAACGGCTCGCCCGGCCCGGACTGCGGCTGCTGGGCGCGGACTCCGCGCCCGGCATGGTCAGGGCCGCCGCCGGCCGGGTCCCGGGTGTCGTCCTCGCGGACGCGCGCAGGCTGCCGCTGCCCGACGCGTCCGTGGACGCGGTCAGCTCGGTGTGGCTGCTGCATCTCGTGCGTGACGCCCGGGCGGTGGTGGCGGAGGCCGCACGGGTACTGCGCCCCGGCGGGGTGTTCGTCACCACCGTGGACATGGACGCGGCACACGGCCCTGGCGACGACATCGAGGCCGTGCTCGCTCCGCACCGGGCGGTCGCACCGTACGACCGGGCCGAGCGGATCGAGGCGTTCGGCGCGGCGCACGGCCTCGCCCCGGCCGGGGAGACCCGCTTCACCGGGCACGGCCAGGGCAGAACGCCCCGTCGCACCGCCCAGGCGTTGCTCCGGGGCGAGTACGCCTCCCGGCTGACGGCCCGCGGTCCGGTCGCCGAGAAGCTCGCCGCCGAACTCCGCGTGCTGCCCGCACCGGACGAACACCGCCCCGAGCCGCGCTATCGCGTCATCGCCCTGCGCCGCGCCGCCGTCCCCTGA
- a CDS encoding YeiH family protein has protein sequence MTALTGPRSRRVTPRERPPGPVPGLALAAAGVVAAWLAHRAVPALPMLTAAVVLGAAAAHTPWLATRVRGRCRGGLTLAAKRLMRAGIVLLGLKLGLADVLGLGWATVAMVPAVVAASFCGTWWLGRRMGLPGDQPLLIAAGYSICGASAIGAVGSVHDSDDEDMVTSVALVTLCGTLAIAVLPLLHGPLGLTDAEFGRWVGAGVHDVGQVVATAGTAGPAALSEAVLVKLLRVALLAPLVAVLVVAARRRGRGGPGSGRPPLVPLFVVGFLAMVALRSTGLLPAQVLSAAAALQELLLAAALFGLGTAVHLPSLSRTGPRVALLGLTAWVLIATAAYAGVLLTA, from the coding sequence GTGACGGCCCTCACGGGCCCCCGGTCCCGGCGCGTCACCCCCCGGGAGCGGCCCCCCGGGCCGGTGCCGGGGCTGGCGCTCGCCGCCGCCGGAGTGGTGGCGGCATGGCTGGCGCACCGGGCCGTGCCCGCTCTGCCGATGCTCACCGCGGCCGTCGTCCTGGGCGCCGCAGCCGCACACACCCCGTGGCTGGCCACGCGGGTCCGGGGCCGCTGCCGCGGGGGCCTGACACTGGCCGCGAAGCGCCTGATGCGCGCCGGAATCGTCCTGCTCGGGCTCAAGCTGGGCCTGGCGGACGTGCTGGGGCTGGGATGGGCGACGGTGGCGATGGTGCCGGCCGTGGTGGCTGCCAGCTTCTGCGGCACGTGGTGGCTCGGGCGGCGAATGGGGCTGCCGGGCGACCAGCCGCTGCTGATCGCCGCGGGCTACTCCATCTGCGGGGCCTCCGCGATCGGGGCGGTGGGCTCCGTGCACGACAGCGACGACGAGGACATGGTCACGTCCGTCGCGCTCGTGACGCTCTGCGGCACCCTCGCCATCGCCGTCCTGCCCCTGCTGCACGGACCGCTGGGACTCACCGACGCCGAGTTCGGGCGGTGGGTGGGTGCCGGCGTCCACGACGTGGGCCAGGTGGTGGCCACCGCCGGGACGGCCGGGCCGGCGGCGCTGAGCGAGGCCGTCCTGGTGAAACTCCTGCGAGTGGCGCTGCTGGCCCCGCTGGTCGCCGTGCTCGTCGTCGCGGCCCGCCGCCGGGGGCGGGGCGGCCCCGGATCCGGGAGGCCGCCGCTCGTCCCGCTGTTCGTCGTGGGATTCCTCGCCATGGTGGCCCTGCGCAGCACCGGCCTGCTGCCCGCGCAGGTCCTGTCCGCGGCCGCTGCGCTCCAGGAACTGCTGCTGGCCGCCGCGCTGTTCGGTCTCGGCACCGCGGTGCATCTGCCGTCCCTGTCCCGCACCGGCCCGAGGGTCGCCCTGCTCGGGCTGACCGCCTGGGTGCTGATCGCGACGGCGGCGTACGCGGGGGTGCTGCTCACCGCCTGA